In Methylocystis echinoides, one genomic interval encodes:
- the modA gene encoding molybdate ABC transporter substrate-binding protein — MKLSCIALALTLALGTLQAQAESTAPSAPPSAPAGASTVTVFAAASLKNALDAVSSAFKAKSGVELKVSYAGSMTLARQIESGAPADVFISADEASMDYLSGKSLIQAGTRTNLLGNVLVVVAPKTSKLEKLPFTKEAFSAAIGSGKIATGDPASVPVGKYAKAALEKYGLWSLAEPNFAFTDNVRAALMFVAREEAALGIVYVTDAKSEPKVKIVATFPAESHPPIAYPVALTSSAQGEGPKKLLSFLKSKAAKEIFAEQGFSVVH; from the coding sequence ATGAAACTTTCATGCATCGCTTTGGCGCTTACGCTCGCTCTTGGGACCTTGCAGGCTCAGGCTGAGTCTACGGCTCCGTCGGCGCCGCCGAGCGCGCCGGCGGGCGCCTCGACTGTCACCGTCTTCGCGGCGGCGAGCCTCAAAAATGCGCTCGACGCCGTATCGAGCGCCTTCAAGGCCAAGTCGGGCGTCGAGTTGAAGGTCAGCTACGCCGGCTCCATGACGCTCGCCAGGCAGATCGAGTCCGGCGCGCCGGCGGATGTTTTCATCTCCGCGGACGAAGCGTCGATGGACTATCTCTCCGGGAAGAGTCTCATCCAGGCAGGGACGCGCACGAACCTTCTGGGCAACGTCCTGGTCGTGGTCGCCCCGAAAACATCGAAGCTGGAGAAACTGCCCTTCACCAAGGAGGCCTTTTCCGCCGCCATCGGCTCCGGCAAGATTGCGACAGGCGATCCGGCTTCGGTCCCGGTCGGAAAATATGCAAAGGCGGCGTTGGAGAAATACGGTCTGTGGTCCCTCGCGGAGCCGAATTTCGCCTTTACCGACAATGTCCGCGCCGCATTGATGTTCGTCGCGCGCGAAGAAGCGGCTCTCGGGATCGTTTATGTTACCGACGCAAAATCAGAGCCGAAGGTGAAGATCGTTGCGACCTTCCCCGCTGAGTCGCATCCGCCAATCGCCTATCCGGTCGCCCTTACCTCGTCGGCGCAGGGAGAGGGGCCGAAGAAACTGCTTTCCTTCCTGAAAAGCAAAGCGGCGAAAGAAATCTTCGCCGAACAAGGATT
- a CDS encoding helix-turn-helix transcriptional regulator gives MSEYFTTRELAALLRIKERKVYDLVSGKAVPVRRVTGKLLFPKKEIEAWIASGGNQDGAWIKEKAAPDQPLIMAGGHDPLLEWALRESRSGIAALLDGALDGLERMKARNCLAAGLHIPGNNDGEWNVDAARDMFAQEPVVLIEWAKRTRGLMYGASIKRPIAKLADLGALRFQPRQPEAGSELILSALLAKEGLERSSLKISDAIERSETDLAMAVAAGRADVGLGIEAVARQFQLEFTPLVVERFDLLVWRKAYFGPPFQKFLRFCSSDAFKDRARAFGGYDCAGLGNVMFNGA, from the coding sequence ATGTCTGAATATTTCACCACCCGGGAGCTTGCCGCCCTCCTGCGGATCAAGGAGCGCAAGGTCTATGACCTCGTCTCCGGAAAGGCGGTGCCCGTTCGCCGCGTTACCGGTAAGCTATTGTTTCCAAAGAAAGAGATTGAGGCCTGGATTGCGAGCGGCGGCAATCAGGACGGGGCATGGATCAAAGAGAAGGCGGCGCCGGACCAGCCCTTGATCATGGCTGGCGGCCATGACCCGCTTCTGGAGTGGGCGTTGCGAGAGTCGCGTTCCGGGATCGCAGCCCTGCTCGATGGCGCGCTCGACGGTTTGGAGCGCATGAAAGCGCGCAACTGCCTGGCGGCCGGGCTCCACATTCCGGGAAATAACGACGGGGAGTGGAATGTCGACGCTGCCCGGGACATGTTCGCGCAGGAGCCTGTCGTCCTCATCGAGTGGGCGAAGCGAACCCGCGGGTTGATGTACGGCGCGTCCATCAAACGCCCGATCGCCAAGCTCGCAGACCTCGGCGCCCTGCGGTTCCAGCCACGCCAACCGGAGGCGGGCAGCGAGTTGATCCTCTCAGCGCTGCTCGCAAAGGAGGGATTGGAAAGATCGAGCTTGAAGATCAGCGACGCCATCGAGCGCTCCGAAACCGATCTCGCCATGGCGGTGGCGGCCGGGCGCGCGGATGTCGGACTGGGAATCGAGGCTGTCGCGCGACAGTTTCAGCTCGAGTTCACGCCGCTCGTGGTGGAGCGCTTCGATCTCCTGGTTTGGCGCAAAGCATATTTCGGTCCGCCATTTCAAAAATTCCTGCGCTTTTGTTCAAGCGACGCCTTCAAGGATCGCGCCAGGGCTTTCGGCGGCTATGACTGCGCCGGGTTGGGGAACGTAATGTTCAACGGCGCATGA
- a CDS encoding ATP-binding protein, with translation MLTSKSASVISGAATTVVKRPLCAVFDFAGHGFFRNYTRWCPQVVEFEPLAQGAAKAGMRARQTTLDRGIRTVSTFEIQSFAPPRAISLKGVTEPFIAHYAFEKQNDESTLVSFSIEVQERRLFMRPFQQFLRRSLEDGARRTVENLKQALESDHAAATTSEPLARFIYVTSLDLQEPLRRIEAFSDLLENALASSNKADMLYAQEAMRSYAATARKLVDDLLTYSSAVMGGQRLEILDMREEIDALLRDLGGVIADAGAHVSIKLPALRFEADRSQFACLMRNILMNAIKYRKAGEAPEIRIEGSAECDVIRLEIADSGVGFDEEFAQAVFEPFRTISAKTEYPGTGIELAICKSIADRHGWGIGVKAKPGEGAAFYFTIPAVVENAANERQPWLAD, from the coding sequence ATGCTAACCTCCAAGTCGGCGAGCGTGATCAGCGGAGCCGCCACGACCGTGGTCAAGCGCCCGCTCTGCGCGGTGTTCGATTTCGCGGGCCATGGGTTCTTCAGGAATTATACGCGCTGGTGCCCGCAGGTTGTGGAGTTCGAGCCTCTCGCCCAAGGCGCGGCGAAAGCCGGCATGAGGGCCCGGCAAACGACGCTCGATCGCGGCATTCGCACCGTGTCCACCTTCGAAATTCAGTCTTTCGCCCCGCCGCGGGCGATCTCCCTCAAAGGGGTGACGGAGCCGTTCATCGCGCATTACGCGTTCGAAAAGCAGAACGACGAGTCGACGCTTGTCTCTTTCAGCATTGAAGTGCAGGAGCGGCGGCTGTTCATGCGCCCGTTTCAGCAATTCCTGCGCAGGTCCCTCGAGGATGGCGCGCGGCGGACGGTTGAAAATCTCAAACAGGCGCTGGAAAGCGACCATGCCGCCGCGACGACGTCGGAGCCGCTGGCCCGCTTCATCTACGTCACGTCGCTCGATCTTCAGGAGCCGCTGCGCAGAATCGAGGCGTTTTCGGACTTGCTGGAGAACGCCTTGGCGTCCTCCAACAAGGCGGACATGCTATATGCGCAGGAAGCCATGCGCAGCTACGCGGCGACCGCGCGCAAGCTCGTCGACGATCTGCTGACCTATTCCAGCGCCGTCATGGGAGGACAACGTCTCGAGATCCTGGACATGCGCGAAGAAATAGATGCGCTCCTCCGCGACCTCGGCGGCGTCATCGCCGATGCGGGCGCGCATGTCTCGATCAAGCTTCCAGCGTTGCGGTTTGAAGCGGATCGGTCCCAGTTCGCCTGCTTGATGCGAAACATTTTGATGAACGCGATCAAATATCGAAAGGCCGGAGAGGCCCCCGAAATCCGAATTGAGGGCTCCGCAGAATGCGACGTCATTCGGCTGGAGATCGCCGACAGCGGCGTCGGGTTCGACGAAGAATTCGCGCAGGCTGTGTTCGAACCGTTTCGAACGATTTCCGCCAAGACGGAGTATCCCGGAACCGGGATCGAATTGGCGATCTGCAAATCGATCGCCGACCGCCACGGCTGGGGCATCGGCGTGAAAGCGAAGCCGGGGGAGGGCGCGGCCTTCTACTTCACAATTCCCGCGGTCGTGGAAAACGCCGCGAACGAGCGTCAGCCCTGGCTGGCCGACTGA
- a CDS encoding sterol desaturase family protein has product MSAGVEGGLLVMAVGLFVILLLAEKMRPYKPVPTSSLRESFTTNASAFLFNNLVLNALSLSSLFVVAQRYGAHGLLHGLQDGPLKWALSFVFFDFAVYCWHFLGHKSERLWRLHKVHHSDKNIHVSTGLRFHVLDQLLEVGVKCIGVLAIGVTANVVVVCEIIRMFFVFFHHANVAVPGERWLSYLVITPSLHRVHHSTRRIEHDSNYGIVLAIWDMIFGTRKELAPEKFGLENVEATNILQLFSLAFVTEYYFARVLHLLPRAETRHDLKPAMIPLRARCRDQRPL; this is encoded by the coding sequence ATGAGCGCCGGCGTCGAAGGCGGACTTCTCGTAATGGCGGTGGGGTTGTTCGTGATCCTGCTGCTTGCCGAAAAGATGCGCCCTTACAAGCCCGTTCCAACGTCAAGTTTGCGCGAGTCGTTTACGACGAACGCCTCGGCTTTTCTTTTCAACAATCTCGTCTTGAACGCGCTCTCCCTTTCGAGCCTGTTTGTCGTCGCCCAACGCTACGGCGCCCATGGCCTGCTGCATGGATTGCAGGATGGCCCGCTGAAATGGGCGCTTTCCTTCGTATTCTTCGACTTCGCCGTCTACTGCTGGCACTTTCTGGGGCACAAGTCGGAGCGGCTTTGGCGTCTCCACAAGGTGCATCACAGCGACAAGAACATCCATGTCTCGACCGGCCTGCGCTTCCACGTGCTGGACCAACTTTTGGAAGTGGGCGTGAAATGCATTGGCGTCCTGGCGATCGGCGTAACCGCGAACGTCGTGGTCGTGTGCGAGATTATCAGGATGTTTTTCGTCTTCTTCCACCACGCCAATGTCGCCGTGCCGGGCGAGCGCTGGCTCTCCTATCTGGTGATCACGCCCAGTCTGCACCGCGTGCATCATTCGACGCGGCGCATCGAGCATGACAGCAATTACGGGATCGTCCTCGCGATCTGGGACATGATTTTCGGCACGCGCAAGGAGCTTGCGCCAGAAAAATTCGGTCTCGAAAACGTCGAAGCGACCAACATCCTCCAGCTTTTCAGCCTGGCCTTCGTGACCGAATACTACTTTGCGCGCGTGTTGCACCTCCTGCCGAGAGCCGAGACGCGTCACGATCTGAAGCCTGCGATGATCCCCTTGCGCGCCCGCTGCCGAGATCAACGCCCCTTGTGA
- the ssb gene encoding single-stranded DNA-binding protein, with protein MAGSVNKVILVGNLGRDPEVRTFSNGDRVVSFSLATTESWRDKNTGERKDRTEWHNIQIFNENLGRIAEQYCRKGSKIYLEGQLQTREYTDKDGNQRKVTEVVVPRFRGEMTLLDSKGGGRGEGDFEGGGYGQSGGGSFGRSSPMERAPAERRPAPAAGGGRLSDQLDDDIPF; from the coding sequence ATGGCGGGGAGCGTCAACAAGGTCATTCTGGTCGGCAATCTCGGGCGCGATCCGGAAGTGCGAACCTTTTCCAACGGCGACCGCGTCGTGTCCTTTTCGCTGGCCACGACCGAGTCGTGGCGCGACAAGAACACCGGCGAGCGGAAAGATCGCACCGAGTGGCACAATATCCAGATTTTCAACGAGAACCTGGGCCGCATCGCTGAGCAATATTGCCGCAAGGGCTCGAAGATTTATCTCGAGGGCCAGCTTCAGACGCGCGAATATACCGACAAGGACGGCAATCAGCGCAAGGTGACGGAGGTTGTCGTTCCGCGCTTCCGCGGCGAGATGACCCTGCTCGACAGTAAGGGCGGCGGGCGCGGCGAAGGCGATTTTGAGGGCGGCGGCTATGGCCAGAGCGGCGGCGGCTCCTTTGGCCGAAGCTCCCCCATGGAGCGCGCCCCGGCGGAGCGGCGTCCGGCGCCGGCGGCGGGCGGCGGGCGGCTCTCGGACCAGCTCGACGACGATATCCCCTTCTAA
- a CDS encoding glucan biosynthesis protein D codes for MMDKQDRRSFLKTAAATGALGAVGAPPAGAAASRITNVKLGEAAPFSFEALKQEAQRLVKEPYRNPNIPSPEITSQIDYEKWGHITYNTDHALFADTKERFPVEFFHLGMFFRKAVRVHVVENGEAREVLYDTSYFNMPEDSVARQLPPGAGFAGFRIQEAKDGALDWKKNDWVAFLGASYFRAIGELRQYGLSARGVALDTWQAGAPEEFPDFTHIYIGPETQDGVVLHALLEGPSIVGAYKFLMARGKGVVMDIDCSLYLRGKFTRFGIAPLTSMYWFSETVKPTGIDWRPEVHDSDGLSMWTGSGERLWRPLNNPPRVMASAFSDTNPKGFGLMQRDRNFDHYLDGVFYDRRPSVWIEPKGDWGSGSIHLIEIPTDDEIHDNIVAMWVPEKPALPGANFNFSYRLHWLADEPYPTPLARCVATRLGNGGQPGRPRPKGVRKFMVEFLGEPLAKLPFGVKPEPVLWASRGSFSYIFTEAVFDGVPGHWRAQFDLTVEGKEPVEMRVYLKNGDTILTENWLYQYHPF; via the coding sequence ATGATGGATAAGCAGGACCGCCGTTCCTTCCTCAAGACTGCTGCGGCGACCGGCGCGCTCGGCGCCGTCGGCGCGCCGCCAGCGGGAGCGGCCGCGTCGCGGATCACTAACGTCAAGCTGGGCGAGGCCGCGCCCTTCTCCTTCGAGGCGCTGAAGCAGGAAGCGCAGCGGCTCGTGAAGGAGCCCTATCGCAATCCGAACATCCCCTCGCCCGAGATCACCTCGCAGATCGACTACGAGAAGTGGGGCCACATCACCTACAACACCGACCACGCGCTTTTCGCCGATACGAAGGAGCGCTTTCCGGTCGAGTTCTTCCATCTCGGCATGTTCTTCCGAAAGGCCGTGCGCGTGCATGTCGTCGAGAACGGCGAGGCGCGCGAGGTGCTGTACGACACCAGCTATTTCAACATGCCGGAGGATTCCGTCGCCCGGCAGTTGCCGCCGGGGGCCGGCTTTGCCGGCTTCCGCATCCAGGAGGCGAAGGACGGCGCGCTCGACTGGAAGAAAAACGACTGGGTCGCCTTCCTCGGGGCCTCCTATTTCCGGGCGATTGGCGAGCTCCGTCAATACGGGCTTTCTGCGCGCGGCGTGGCGCTCGACACCTGGCAGGCCGGCGCGCCCGAGGAATTCCCCGATTTCACGCACATCTATATCGGCCCCGAGACTCAGGACGGCGTCGTGCTGCACGCGCTGCTCGAGGGCCCGTCCATCGTCGGCGCCTACAAGTTCTTGATGGCGCGCGGCAAGGGCGTCGTGATGGATATCGACTGCTCGCTTTATCTGCGCGGCAAATTCACCCGTTTCGGCATCGCGCCGCTGACCTCCATGTATTGGTTCTCAGAGACGGTGAAGCCGACCGGCATCGACTGGCGCCCCGAGGTCCATGATTCAGACGGGCTCAGCATGTGGACAGGCTCGGGCGAGCGGCTTTGGCGGCCGCTGAACAATCCCCCCCGCGTCATGGCTTCGGCGTTCAGCGACACGAATCCGAAGGGCTTCGGCCTGATGCAGCGGGACCGCAATTTCGACCATTATCTCGACGGCGTGTTTTACGACCGGCGCCCGAGCGTGTGGATCGAACCCAAGGGCGATTGGGGCTCGGGATCGATCCATCTCATCGAAATCCCGACCGACGACGAAATTCATGACAACATTGTCGCCATGTGGGTCCCGGAAAAGCCGGCGCTTCCCGGCGCGAATTTCAACTTCTCCTATCGCCTGCACTGGCTCGCCGACGAGCCCTACCCGACGCCGCTCGCGCGCTGCGTGGCGACGCGCCTCGGCAATGGCGGCCAGCCCGGCAGGCCGCGTCCCAAGGGCGTGCGCAAATTCATGGTCGAGTTCCTCGGCGAGCCGCTCGCCAAGCTCCCCTTCGGCGTGAAGCCCGAGCCCGTCCTCTGGGCCTCCCGCGGGAGCTTCTCCTATATTTTCACGGAGGCGGTCTTCGACGGCGTGCCGGGCCATTGGCGCGCCCAGTTCGATCTCACGGTCGAGGGGAAAGAGCCGGTCGAGATGCGTGTTTATCTCAAGAACGGCGACACGATTCTGACCGAGAACTGGCTTTACCAGTATCACCCGTTCTGA
- a CDS encoding glycosyltransferase family 1 protein, with amino-acid sequence MAEERRSNDAERIRAYLDAVARREAAAVEAKGLEKFVRLKIQELYWTVSRLLGTLHAKLFPNADAPGGPPNWARAEADVFPETLTTRPRMLFDMTSALRSGKNTGIQRVVREIARHGFELGLCIPVAIHEGALHAYYSHPRAPEKVAIEDGDVFVMLDASWNHLDEYPPIVEQIKAKGGAAIVCLHDILPILYPAAFSPPVAQRFEAWMQQIVLQSDGVIANSRATAESLRDYLVTSGQGRKGYPIGWWRLGDDFSSSQTGEASRLAQRLAHGRPYFLSVGTIEPRKGHPVALDAMETLWARGLDAALVIVGARGWGMRHFERRMVRHPEFGKRLFWLADASDADLALLYRHARATVLASAAEGFGLPIVEAARYATPVIASDIPVFRETAGDSATYFRLLDSDALAQALDQALDQALIERPRPSTLAPMSWRDSAARLLTMARDGSYQTKLD; translated from the coding sequence TTGGCCGAAGAGCGCCGATCCAATGATGCGGAAAGGATTCGCGCCTACCTCGACGCTGTGGCGCGGCGAGAGGCGGCCGCGGTCGAGGCCAAAGGTCTCGAAAAGTTTGTCCGGCTGAAGATCCAGGAGCTTTACTGGACCGTCTCCCGCCTGCTCGGTACCCTTCACGCCAAGCTGTTCCCCAACGCCGATGCGCCCGGCGGCCCGCCAAACTGGGCGCGCGCCGAAGCCGACGTTTTTCCCGAGACGTTGACGACGCGACCGCGGATGCTCTTCGACATGACGAGCGCCCTGCGCTCCGGCAAGAACACCGGCATTCAGCGCGTCGTCCGCGAGATCGCGCGCCACGGCTTCGAGTTGGGGCTTTGCATTCCCGTCGCGATCCACGAGGGCGCGCTCCATGCCTATTACAGCCATCCGCGGGCGCCGGAAAAAGTCGCGATCGAAGACGGCGACGTCTTCGTCATGCTCGATGCGAGCTGGAACCACCTCGACGAATATCCGCCGATCGTCGAGCAGATAAAGGCGAAGGGCGGCGCGGCGATCGTCTGCCTGCATGATATTCTGCCGATCCTCTATCCTGCGGCTTTCAGCCCGCCTGTCGCGCAGCGTTTCGAGGCGTGGATGCAGCAGATCGTGCTGCAAAGCGACGGCGTCATCGCGAATTCGCGCGCCACAGCCGAAAGCCTGCGCGACTATCTCGTTACGAGCGGCCAGGGGCGAAAAGGATATCCCATCGGCTGGTGGCGTCTCGGCGATGACTTCTCCAGCTCGCAGACCGGCGAGGCCTCGCGGCTCGCACAACGGCTCGCGCACGGCCGGCCTTATTTCCTCAGCGTCGGCACCATCGAGCCGCGCAAAGGCCATCCCGTCGCGCTCGACGCCATGGAAACACTCTGGGCGCGCGGGCTCGACGCCGCTCTCGTCATCGTCGGCGCGAGAGGCTGGGGGATGCGGCATTTCGAGCGGCGCATGGTCCGGCATCCGGAATTTGGCAAGCGGCTGTTCTGGCTCGCCGACGCCAGCGACGCCGATCTCGCCTTGCTCTACCGCCATGCGCGCGCCACGGTCCTTGCTTCGGCGGCGGAAGGGTTCGGTCTCCCGATCGTCGAAGCGGCGCGCTACGCTACGCCTGTGATCGCCAGCGATATACCTGTTTTTCGTGAGACAGCCGGCGATAGCGCGACCTATTTCCGGCTTCTGGACAGCGACGCCCTCGCCCAAGCCCTCGACCAAGCCCTCGACCAGGCGCTCATCGAGAGGCCGCGACCGTCGACGCTCGCGCCGATGAGCTGGCGCGACTCGGCCGCGCGGCTGCTGACCATGGCGCGCGACGGCTCCTATCAGACGAAGCTCGATTAA
- a CDS encoding glycosyltransferase family 2 protein — protein MANERPCQIEMIRHAPKRPMTAFFRFFNSEGECVLAFPYRLQDRVTHFNEVMMDPRLSVQVDAGEADARISVRVRPCDSYYQFRRKLSHFLGNFRTKPAPPRPDPTRIAPFVAEGTATSSETPLVSIVIPTRDRAALLARAVETLFENARWPNKELIIVDNGSVETETLALFDRLRARPNVTILRRDEPFNFARLVNEGARAARGDVLAVLNNDVETDNPDWLGPLVRLAIDPRVGVVGAKLLYEDGTVQHAGIVLGIRGLVAHAGCGRDPDDPGPYAMLTTTRRVSAVTGACLFTRRDVFDELGGFDEAFVVEFNDVDYCLRAGAAGYSVVYAAEPALMHKEGSTRQARPLREREVLDRSLFVRRWGRALIDDPYYPPELTLRDESLALAETKNG, from the coding sequence ATGGCGAACGAAAGACCCTGCCAGATCGAGATGATCCGCCACGCGCCGAAGCGGCCGATGACGGCGTTTTTTCGGTTCTTCAATTCCGAGGGCGAGTGCGTCCTGGCCTTCCCCTATCGCCTGCAAGACCGCGTCACTCATTTCAACGAAGTGATGATGGATCCGCGCCTGTCCGTGCAGGTCGACGCTGGCGAGGCCGACGCGCGGATTTCGGTGCGCGTGCGGCCTTGCGACAGTTATTATCAGTTTCGGCGCAAGCTTTCCCATTTCCTGGGCAACTTCCGCACAAAGCCCGCCCCGCCCAGGCCCGATCCCACGCGCATCGCTCCGTTCGTGGCCGAGGGAACGGCGACGTCGTCGGAAACGCCGCTCGTCAGCATCGTCATTCCGACACGCGATCGCGCGGCCCTGCTGGCCCGCGCCGTAGAGACGCTGTTCGAGAATGCGCGCTGGCCGAACAAGGAGCTCATCATCGTCGACAATGGCTCCGTCGAGACCGAGACGTTGGCGCTTTTCGATCGGCTTCGCGCGCGGCCGAACGTCACCATCCTGCGCCGTGACGAACCCTTCAATTTTGCCCGCCTCGTCAATGAAGGCGCGCGTGCGGCGCGTGGCGACGTGCTGGCCGTGCTCAACAATGACGTCGAAACCGACAACCCCGACTGGCTGGGGCCGCTCGTTCGGCTCGCAATCGACCCGCGCGTCGGCGTCGTTGGCGCGAAATTGCTGTATGAAGACGGAACCGTCCAGCACGCCGGCATTGTGCTGGGCATCCGCGGGCTCGTCGCCCACGCCGGATGCGGGCGCGACCCTGACGACCCGGGCCCCTACGCCATGTTGACCACGACGCGGCGGGTCTCGGCCGTCACAGGCGCTTGCCTTTTCACCCGCCGCGACGTCTTCGACGAGTTGGGAGGCTTCGACGAGGCCTTTGTCGTCGAGTTCAACGATGTCGATTATTGCCTGCGCGCCGGCGCGGCGGGTTATTCCGTCGTTTACGCCGCAGAGCCGGCCCTCATGCACAAGGAGGGCTCGACGCGGCAGGCGCGCCCGCTGCGGGAGCGGGAGGTTCTCGATCGCAGCCTCTTCGTGCGACGCTGGGGCCGCGCCCTCATCGACGATCCGTATTATCCGCCCGAGCTGACGCTGCGCGATGAGTCGCTGGCGCTGGCGGAGACGAAAAATGGCTAG
- the dusA gene encoding tRNA dihydrouridine(20/20a) synthase DusA: MASLLTAADIRFAVAPMMEWTDRHCRFFHRTLTRRARLYTEMLTTGAVIHGQRDRLMSFDAFEQPVAFQLGGSDPGELARAAKVVEAFGYCEVNLNVGCPSDRVQNGAFGACLMQRPTLVADCVKAMKDAVALPVTVKCRIGVDDQDPEQALFEMAARCVAAGADALVVHARKAWLQGLSPKENRDVPPLDYPLVHRLKAAFPATPIAINGGIATIAQMQEQLRVMDGVMVGRAAYHDPALLLEIDQALFGAPAPVKDGFAAVDAFLPYVERELGKGEKLSNITRHMLGLFAGLPGARSFRRRLALDAVRPGAGVEVLIGAVSEVTRAMARLRDVHAA, from the coding sequence ATGGCTAGCCTTCTAACAGCCGCCGACATCCGTTTCGCCGTCGCCCCTATGATGGAGTGGACGGATCGTCATTGTCGCTTCTTCCATCGCACCCTTACCCGGCGTGCGCGTCTCTATACGGAAATGCTGACGACCGGGGCCGTGATTCATGGCCAGCGCGACAGGCTCATGAGCTTCGACGCCTTCGAGCAGCCGGTCGCCTTTCAACTCGGCGGCTCGGATCCGGGCGAACTCGCGCGCGCCGCGAAAGTCGTGGAAGCCTTCGGCTATTGCGAGGTTAATCTCAACGTTGGCTGTCCCTCGGACCGGGTCCAGAACGGCGCCTTCGGCGCCTGCCTCATGCAGCGTCCCACCCTCGTCGCCGATTGCGTGAAGGCGATGAAAGACGCGGTCGCTCTGCCGGTCACCGTCAAGTGCCGCATCGGCGTCGACGATCAGGACCCCGAGCAAGCACTATTTGAAATGGCGGCGCGTTGCGTGGCCGCCGGCGCCGACGCCCTCGTCGTTCATGCGCGCAAGGCGTGGCTGCAGGGTCTGTCACCTAAGGAAAACCGCGACGTTCCGCCCCTCGATTATCCGCTCGTGCATCGCCTCAAGGCCGCCTTCCCGGCGACGCCGATCGCCATCAACGGCGGCATTGCGACGATTGCACAAATGCAGGAGCAGCTTCGAGTGATGGATGGCGTTATGGTCGGACGCGCCGCGTATCACGATCCCGCTCTCCTGCTCGAGATCGACCAGGCGCTCTTTGGCGCGCCGGCGCCGGTCAAGGACGGCTTCGCCGCCGTCGACGCCTTTCTGCCCTACGTCGAGCGCGAACTCGGCAAGGGCGAGAAGCTCTCCAATATCACGCGCCACATGCTTGGCCTCTTCGCGGGCCTGCCAGGCGCCCGCAGCTTCCGTCGGCGGCTGGCCCTCGACGCGGTCCGGCCTGGCGCGGGCGTGGAGGTTCTCATTGGGGCGGTCAGCGAAGTGACGCGCGCCATGGCCCGGCTTCGCGACGTTCATGCGGCGTGA
- the cobS gene encoding adenosylcobinamide-GDP ribazoletransferase, whose amino-acid sequence MTPTIGDDIRACLRFYSRLPVSAGKEGHVMPDFSRVSWATPLAGAAIGGVGSVVVVSAALLHLPATVAGVGAVGALALATGALHEDGLADVADGFGGGATRDQKLAIMRDSRLGSFGGLALCLATFARVAAIGALFERGAVLAAVSIIAASALSRAVGLIPLVTMRPARGDGAGASAATPSPAATRVALYLGSAIAVTPALAGASLAQTVVAIMGAFGAAVVVSKLAQRQIGGYTGDVLGAAQQVAEIAVLTALSAR is encoded by the coding sequence ATGACCCCCACGATTGGCGATGACATACGCGCGTGCCTGCGATTTTATTCCCGTCTGCCTGTGAGCGCGGGAAAGGAAGGGCATGTCATGCCCGATTTCTCGCGCGTGAGCTGGGCCACGCCCTTGGCCGGCGCAGCGATCGGCGGGGTTGGCTCAGTCGTCGTCGTTTCTGCGGCGCTCTTGCATCTGCCGGCGACGGTTGCGGGGGTCGGCGCCGTCGGCGCTCTGGCTCTGGCGACGGGCGCGCTGCACGAAGACGGTCTGGCGGATGTCGCCGACGGCTTCGGCGGCGGCGCAACGCGGGATCAAAAGCTTGCGATCATGCGCGACAGCCGGCTGGGCTCATTTGGCGGCTTGGCCCTTTGCCTGGCGACCTTCGCCCGCGTCGCCGCGATTGGCGCGCTGTTCGAGCGGGGCGCCGTTCTCGCGGCGGTCTCGATCATTGCGGCGTCGGCGCTGTCGCGCGCCGTCGGTCTCATTCCGCTCGTGACGATGCGTCCGGCCCGCGGAGACGGCGCCGGGGCTTCCGCGGCGACGCCGTCCCCCGCGGCGACGCGCGTCGCCCTTTATCTGGGGTCCGCGATCGCTGTGACGCCGGCGCTCGCCGGCGCGTCGCTCGCGCAGACCGTCGTGGCGATCATGGGCGCCTTCGGCGCCGCCGTCGTCGTGTCGAAACTCGCGCAGCGGCAGATTGGCGGTTATACGGGCGACGTTCTCGGCGCTGCGCAGCAGGTCGCGGAGATCGCCGTGCTAACGGCGCTGTCGGCCCGGTGA